The nucleotide sequence aaatcattttcatatatttttagcaaggaaactgacgttatgcataacaacttgcaccaaattcttacgttccccaacactgaaaatttaaaatatcgtttaacggccgctgctcccgaataatgaacttgggtatatacgtttaaaaatctgttaaaaatcgatttaccaacggattgtcgtgatctatggcgcatattctccgttatggttcagccatcaagaaaacaacgtaaaactaatttcggtttttacgcgtgtatttttaaagaagccatttatgccagcgtttttgatttttttccaaatttttcaactttgacgaagtgtagcttttgaactaatgaatggaacttaatgatgtgtataagaaagttaaagggcattctataacctgtaaaatgagtccttaatgaccgaattcggtttatcacaactcgagttataaaataaaaaagtgcgaaaaacgttttttacactttaaaaaaaattggtaccatagaaaaaattttaagtgcccttttcttaatcagggagatgtatcttaccggaaaacaaaggtttcctgaaaggcgtatttcatcaatttttttttgtaaactggtgtaatCCAACTTTATCTCAACAATTGAAGGTATCTTTGATTTTTGTTGATGATTTTAGATTAATATTATATACaaactaaaatattataaaaatagtaaagATAAATAAGATTTGACAtgataaataattattaattgatTTCTGTTAATTATTCAACGTCggataaaaattaattaaaaagaaataataataaaatgaagaaaatgtgCAAATTATGAACATTCTACTGaaaattacaattattttcaTTAAATACTTTAGATGTGAGAGAAAATAGGACGTCCACGTTTGGAAGAGGACCAACATGAGTTGCTAAAGACTATTATGGACATTGCATTAATCGGCAGCTCAGCAGATGAACGCCgaagaactgaaaaaacaCGTTCGATAAAACTTTGACTCAGCTTCAGGAGGAGATGATCATAATGGGCTATCATTTATCGCGCAGTGCTACTTATTTACGTCTCATACCACGAGATTCTCGAACGAGCGAAGGAAAACGTCACGTTGTTACTGTGCCGGTGAAGTTATGTCGTGCGAATACAAATCACCATAAAGATCATCCAGATGGAAAGTTTTGCGTTGCGAGCATTAGGTAAATGATTCAGTTCTtcctaatattttttatttctttatgtTCATAATTACTGTGCCTATGATATTTGATTACTCTAatcatttaataaaaattgaaCTTTACGATACTTATTTTTCAAGATAATTTTAGTCCTatacttattttttaaattcatttcTAGATCTGTTGAATCGCTTTTGTCACTTCTCGGACCAAAACAAGCGGCATTGATTTCGCAGGATGACAAGATCACACTTCCAGATCATGATTGGGTAGTTGCCGAACGTCACCAGCTGATTCCAAGCGTGTATGCGGGCATTGTCATCCGCGAAGCCAAACTTGATGGTTCACCATCAAATGTTTCATACTCTGGACCAACATATGTAGCGATTCGAAGCGGAAAACATTCGTCAACATCAGCTTCCAGTCATGCTTTCGATCTCCGAAAACTAATGGCTTTGCAAGAATTCGATGATTTATTAAAAGGTAATCAGGTAATATAAAGTATTAAACAGGACAGTTTAAAATAATGATTGTTTTTTTAGTTAATGGCATCGTGAAGCCCGTGCTCGCCTTGTCTGTGGATGGGGGTCCTGACTAGAACCACCGGTATCCACAGGTGATCAGATACGCAGTGCAGAATTTTAGGGAGTATGACCTGGATGCACTCTTTGTATTTACTAACGCTCCAGGGCGCAGTGCGTTTAACCGCGTTGAGCGAAGAATGGCGCCCTTGAGTAAAGAACTGTCTGGTGTCATACTCCCCCACGATCATTTCGGGAGTCATTTGAATTCTGCTGGCAAGACCATAGATTCGGAACTAGAAGAAATCAATTTTAAGAAAGCTGGCGAAGTCCTTGCCGAAATATGGAATTCATTGGAAATTGATGGTCATTCAGTGATAGCTGAATTTGGCGACACTGACAGCAAGCTACCGCTTCCTGAAATGCCGTCAGCAGAATGGTTCGCAATACATGTTCGTGAAAGCCAGTATTTTTTTCAGGTAGAACTATCTTCTTAAAGCTATTATTATATATCtatttatgaaatttttaaaaattatactgTCCTCTTTCTATTAGATCGTCAAATGTGATGAAATTGCTTGCTGTAGTTCGACGCGCAGTGACATAAAGCAAATATTGGCAGAAGGTTTCTTTCCTCCACCTGTTCCACTTCGACGCACTGAAGATGGTTTAAAAACTCCTGATACTTCGGAAGTAGAAAACAAAGATGAATTTCCTTCTTTGTTTGTCAGGCAAGCGActaatttgaaaattcaaggGAAGGATTTACCTCAAAATCTCCCTTATGTTTTGTACTGCCCTACAGTACTGCCTGTACTGAAAGGTACGTACTCCCTTAAAAACTACTATtgtttggaaatatttttattaactaacgaactattttttaaattttagaaCGCATTTGCAAATATTGCGGAGTTTATTTTGCTGCAAAATCTCACGTAACTGATCACATTAAAGCCCTTCATTCACAGGGGCGTAAAAAACAAATGGACGATGAAAAAATGAAGAAACGGAGCTTTTAGAAGTGTCCTGTGTCGAGGTGGAGAGCGAAATTAATTATGTTCCAATTGATAACATTGAAGATTGGTTAACACAACCATGGACCATCAAAGACCCAAATGAAATCACTAATGATGactattacattttttaagttCTTTTACCTTAAACCAAAGATAGTattcataattaataaaaaaatgataaaatGTTTCTAAATACTATTAAACTTCTATTtatttaccatttttaaaaatctctaCAGATATcttttttaataagaaaaaaaaaatttttcaatgAAAAAGTCCACGTGGACAAAATGGGGGGCGGGGGCGGGTTAGTTGAAAATCCACGATTGTCCACGAGGGGGGGTCAAAAAGTGCTTAAAATTTGTCCACGTGGTTTATGGACGGCCCCTTACCATGATTTCGCACGCAATTCGCAATGTCGAGGAACACCTGGCGGCAAATGTAAAGGAACtcttagccatagtatgggcgcTAAAGAGTTTAAGAAACTATCTATATGGGGCATAAAATTTGACGATCTACACAGGTCACAAGCCCCTGACATCAGCTGTATTACGAAAAAACACAAACGACAAAATAATACGCTGGAAAGCGTTTGTCGACGAGCACAATGCAACGGTCGTTTATACCCCGTTTATACGCCTGGCAAACAGAATCAAGTGGCGGATGCTCTTTCCCGCCAAAATTTAAACGCGCTACAAGATAGTGGTGACTCTGACGCCACCACTATTTACAGTGGAGAGTCCCTGACATACACCATTGAAACAACGGACAGACCGGTAAACTGCTTTGCAAATCAAATTGTGATTGAAGAATCACTGCATCCAGCAACCAAAAACTATGCTCTACTCCAAAATAAAATGAGACTTATTATTCAGTTCAGGGACAAGGACTCTCTACTACATCTCCTAAAAGACGTCGTGAGgccaataaataaaaatgagaCTTATTATTCAGTTCAGGGACAAGGACACTCTACTACATCTCCTAAGAGACGTCGTGAGGTCTTAATATATTGCGAACTTCCTGTTCTCGCACACCCTTTGATTCAGGAATTCCCCTCGACAGTGTTTAGATATTCGAAATTTCTTGTAATTGACGTAACCGACAAATCAGAGCAACTCAAAATAGCTGTGACTGAGCACATCGAGCGGATCAAGAAAACGTTAAACAAATACTATTAGACTACTTCTTTCCCAAAATGACAAGAATTGTTACTGAAGTAGTAACGAATTGTAGAGTATGCTCGAAAGGGAAATACAGTCGTTATCCTGAAAAACAGGCTATTGCTAAAACACCCGTCCCAACCTACGTAGGAGAAATTTTACACGTCGATATTTTTTCTACGGacggaaaatattttttaaccgCCGTGGACAAGTTCCCTAAGTTTGCCTCCGTTAAACACATTAGCTCACGAGCAATTATAGACATTAAAACACCTTTACTTCAACTTGTCAGTCTGTTTCCAAAAATATAAACCCTATACTGCGACAACGAACGCTCTCTTAATCAAAACAAGAATCTTTGGAATTAGTATTGCAAATGTCCCACCTCTGCACCTCAAACGGAACGGTAGAAGGTTTTCTAGTACGTTTGCCGAGATAGCTCGTTGCCTAAAATTAGGCAGAAAAATTAACGATACCATTGACATAGTGCTATTAGCAACTATAGATTACAAAACCTGTCGAAGTTATTTATTCAACCCCTATCGAActtgaaatataaattaaagaaaaaaatacaaatagcTCAGGAAAAAACCGTGGACCACGTTAACAAAGACAGGGCTTACAAAAGTTTTCAGGTAGGGGACAAAGCTTGgataaaatcaaataaacGGCTAGGAAACAAATTATCACCACTTTGTTCCAAGGAAACCGTTGAGGCGGACATGGGGACAACGGATATAATAAAGGGGAGAGTGGTCCATAAGGACAGCCTAAGATAGATTAAGAAATATTAGTATTAACCATTTTCCTTTTGTTCCTTTTAGGCTAAACCATATCGTCATATTCCTCCTGACAGTACTGACCACGAACGCGATTTTTCGACTTAGTGACTATTCACACGCTGATTACAAACCGGTGATCGACAAGGACGTAACTATCTGGGACGAGTACGGATACCTTGGACACACAGCTAGTATATCCTTTTATGGGACCTTTGTAGACGAGACATCATCATTAACGAAAACCTTACCAAGAAAGCATAAGGTACTGGTCATACTTTCCGGCATTCTAAAAATCCGTAAATTAATAGACACAATTAAAATATACCACAGATAAAGCCGTTGTGTTAACATGCTAGGGTCTGCATTAAAAGTAACAGCAGGGATTCCAGATTTTGAGGATTGGGAGTAAATCAAGTTTAGACAATTACAATTAATACAGGCTGAGAACAATCAGATACACATCAATAGCAAAATTCAAACTCAATTTAACCATGTCCTGTCACAACGAATAAACTTCATTAGCAAGTCAGGTGAATTAGACTCAGTAATAACTGAATTAAAAAATCTCATCACAGCTATAGCTTTGGcaaaactaaatatattgGGCCCAGTTATTTTAGACAACATTGAGGTCG is from Drosophila suzukii chromosome 3, CBGP_Dsuzu_IsoJpt1.0, whole genome shotgun sequence and encodes:
- the LOC139352770 gene encoding uncharacterized protein, with the translated sequence MAPLSKELSGVILPHDHFGSHLNSAGKTIDSELEEINFKKAGEVLAEIWNSLEIDGHSVIAEFGDTDSKLPLPEMPSAEWFAIHVRESQYFFQIVKCDEIACCSSTRSDIKQILAEGFFPPPVPLRRTEDGLKTPDTSEVENKDEFPSLFVRQATNLKIQGKDLPQNLPYVLYCPTVLPVLKERICKYCGVYFAAKSHVTDHIKALHSQGRKKQMDDEKMKKRSF